A single genomic interval of Corylus avellana chromosome ca10, CavTom2PMs-1.0 harbors:
- the LOC132163074 gene encoding small polypeptide DEVIL 13-like yields the protein MDEIWKLPKKEDSTSSSKSLFARSSSIKSSSSKSAFSRSYSTRSSSSKSPLLRSFSQKASSPKCPLEKSSSSISRKCSSLAKEQKARFYIMRRCVAMLVCWHKHGDS from the coding sequence ATGGATGAGATATGGAAGCTACCAAAGAAGGAAGATTCAACGTCTTCTTCCAAGTCTCTATTTGCAAGGAGTTCTTCAATAAAAAGCTCTTCTTCTAAATCTGCTTTCTCCCGGAGTTATTCAACGAGGAGCTCTTCTTCAAAGTCGCCTCTCCTGAGGAGCTTTTCCCAGAAAGCATCCTCTCCCAAGTGCCCTCTTGAGAAGAGCTCTTCTTCCATCAGCAGAAAGTGTAGTAGCCTGGCAAAGGAGCAGAAGGCCAGGTTTTACATCATGAGGCGCTGCGTCGCCATGCTCGTCTGTTGGCACAAGCATGGTGATTCTTGA
- the LOC132163547 gene encoding laccase-2-like encodes MGASLPSSPAVVVAFLFAIAFLCLFPDVAVAKAKHAGVTRHYKFDIRLQNVTRLCHTKSLVTVNGKFPGPRIIAREGDRLVVKVVNHVPNNITIHWHGIRQLQSGWFDGPSYITQCPIQTGQSFVYNFTIVGQRGTLFWHAHISWLRATVYGPLIILPKQNASYPFLKPYKEVPIIFGEWWNVDPEAVIKQALQTGAGPNVSDAYTINGLPGPLYNCSKKDTFRLKVKPGKTYLLRLINAALNDELFFSIANHSLTVVEADAIYVKPFTTNVLVITPGQTTNVLLKTKPHDPNATFFMLARPYFTGLGTFDNSTVAGILEYDNSTSAFNKRPHFKPALPALNATSFVMNFTRKFKSLATAKFPANVPQTVQKRFFFTVGLGSNPCPKNQTCQGPNNSSKFAASINNISFILPTTALLQAHFFGKSNGIYTTDFPSVPLQPFNYTGTPPNNTVVSNGTKAIVLPFNTSVEVVLQDTSILGAESHPLHLHGFNFYVVGQGFGNFNPNKDPANFNVVDPAERNTVGVPSGGWVAIRFLADNPGVWLMHCHFDVHLSWGLRMAWIVQDGKLPNQKLPPPPADLPKC; translated from the exons ATGGGTGCTTCTCTTCCTTCATCACCGGCAGTTGTTGTGGCTTTTCTCTTTGCCATTGCCTTTCTCTGCCTCTTTCCTGATGTTGCCGTTGCTAAAGCAAAGCATGCAGGCGTTACAAGGCACTACAAGTTTGAT ATAAGGTTACAAAATGTCACCCGATTGTGCCACACAAAGAGCCTGGTGACAGTCAATGGGAAATTCCCTGGCCCTCGAATTATTGCTAGAGAGGGAGACAGACTGGTCGTTAAGGTGGTCAATCATGTTCCAAACAACATTACCATCCACTG GCATGGAATCAGACAGCTACAGAGCGGATGGTTTGATGGGCCATCATATATAACCCAATGCCCTATTCAAACTGGGCAGAGTTTTGTGTACAACTTCACCATTGTTGGCCAAAGAGGAACTCTTTTCTGGCATGCCCACATCTCATGGCTAAGAGCTACTGTCTACGGACCCCTCATCATCCTCCCTAAGCAAAATGCATCCTACCCATTTCTCAAACCCTACAAGGAAGTCCCCATCATATTtg GAGAGTGGTGGAATGTCGATCCAGAGGCAGTAATTAAGCAAGCTCTTCAGACCGGAGCCGGCCCAAATGTCTCTGATGCCTACACAATTAATGGACTTCCCGGACCATTGTACAATTGTTCTAAAAAAG ATACGTTCAGGCTGAAGGTGAAGCCAGGGAAGACATATCTCCTCCGTTTGATTAACGCTGCACTCAATGACGAGCTCTTTTTCAGCATAGCAAACCACAGCCTAACCGTTGTTGAAGCAGATGCAATTTACGTGAAGCCTTTCACGACCAATGTATTGGTCATCACACCAGGACAGACCACCAACGTTCTTCTGAAGACAAAACCCCACGACCCCAACGCCACATTCTTCATGTTAGCTCGACCATATTTCACCGGCTTAGGGACCTTTGATAATTCCACGGTTGCCGGCATTCTTGAGTACGACAATTCCACGTCGGCTTTCAACAAGCGTCCACATTTCAAACCAGCTCTCCCTGCCCTCAATGCCACTTCCTTCGTCATGAATTTTAcaagaaaatttaaaagtttggcCACCGCTAAATTCCCTGCCAACGTGCCCCAAACGGTCCAAAAGCGATTTTTTTTCACTGTAGGCCTAGGAAGCAACCCGTGCCCCAAaaaccaaacctgccaagggcCTAACAACAGCTCAAAATTTGCAGCTTCAATTAACAATATCTCCTTTATTCTCCCCACAACAGCACTCCTCCAAGCACATTTCTTCGGGAAATCTAATGGGATTTACACCACTGACTTTCCAAGTGTTCCCCTACAACCATTCAACTACACCGGCACTCCACCCAACAATACAGTTGTGAGCAATGGAACCAAAGCAATAGTTCTACCATTTAATACTAGCGTTGAAGTAGTGTTGCAGGACACAAGCATTTTGGGTGCTGAGAGCCATCCGCTCCATCTTCATGGCTTCAACTTTTATGTTGTCGGCCAAGGTTTCGGAAACTTTAATCCCAACAAGGATCCTGCCAACTTTAACGTTGTTGACCCTGCTGAAAGAAATACTGTTGGTGTGCCTTCCGGCGGTTGGGTTGCCATTCGTTTCCTTGCAGACAACCCAG GGGTTTGGTTGATGCATTGCCACTTCGATGTCCATCTGAGCTGGGGTTTAAGAATGGCCTGGATTGTGCAAGATGGGAAGCTCCCCAATCAGAAGCTGCCTCCTCCACCGGCAGATCTTCCAAAGTGTTGA